The genomic interval GCCCCCGGAAGTTGCGGTTGCTGGTGGACACGCACACCTCCCCCGGGGCCAAAACCCCCATGTGCCGCCCCATGCAAGGACCGCACCCGGGGGTGCCGAGGGTGGCCCCGGCCTCCAGGAGGGTGAGAAGGGTGCCGTCCCGGGTGGCCTCCTCCAACACCTGGGAGCTGGCGGGAATGACCAGAAGGCGCACCCCCGGGGCCACCTTTCGCCCCCTTAGCACCTCGGCGGCGGCCCTCAGGTCCTCGAGGCGCCCGTTGGTGCAGGTGCCGATGAACACCTGGTCCACCCGCTTGCCCCGGACAGAGGAGGCCTCCTGCACGTTGTCCACATGGAAGGGAACGGACACCCGGGGCGTGAGGGTGGGGAGGTCAATCTCCACCTCCTGCACATACCGGGCATCGGGGTCGGGGTAGAGCCAGTCGGGCACCCGGTAAAGCTTTAGGATCTCCCCCGAGGGCACCACCAACCCCGCCTTGGCCCCCGCCTCCACGGTGAGGTTGGCCAGGGTCATGCGCTCGCCCCGGCTCAGGGACTCTGCCCCCTCGGTGAGGTGGATCTCCACCGCCATATAGGTGGCCCCCTCGGCGGTAAGGCGGCGGACCATCTCCAGGGCGGCGTCCTTGGCCGTAACCCCCCGGGGAAGGGCCCCGCGGAAGGTGACCTTGACGCTTTCCGGCACCCTGAACCAGGTGCGGCCGCTGGCGGCGGCCAGGGCGATATCCGTGGCCCCCATGCCCGTGCCGAAGGCCCCCACCGCCCCGTAGGTGGTGGAGTGGGAGTCCGACCCCACCACGATCCAACCCGGCTGGGCCAGGCCCTCCTCGATGAGCACCTGGTGGCACACCCCTCTCCCCACGTCAAAGACCCGGATGCCGTGCTTCCTGCCCCATTCCCGGATCTCCTTCTGGGCTTTGGCCACCTCGAGGTTGGCCGCCGGGGCCACGTGGTCGATGACGATGGAAACCCTTTCCGGGTACCGGGGGGTGGCCTCCAGGTACGCCAGGCGCTTGAAGAAGCTTCCGGCGATGGAGTCCACCACCATGACCTGGTCCACCTCCACCACCACCAGCTCCCCAGCCCTTACCTCCCTTCCCGCCTTCTGGGAAAGTATCTTTTCCGCTAAGGTCATGCCCATGCCCGCCCCCTTCACTGAAGACCTGAAGCGCTCCTGGATCCGGGCCGATCCCGACTCTGAAGAACCCGGGGTATGGCGGGCCGAGTTTCCCGCCATTCCCGAAGCCCATTCCTTTGGCCGAACCCCCGAGGAAGCCTTGGCCCACGCCAAAGAAGCCCTGGGGTTGGTGCTGGCCCACCTGAGGGATATGGGCCGCCCCCTTCCCAAAGATGTCCGTACGGTGCCGGTGGGGGTAGATGCCGCCTAGGCCCGAGGAGGTGGCCCGGAAGCTCCAGCGCCTGGGGTTTGCGGAGCGCATGAGGGGAGGGGGGCACCGGCTTTACGCTCATCCCGATGGCCGGATCGCGGTGATTCCCTTCCATAGCGGAGGGCTCCCCCAGGGCACCTTCAGGAAGAAGCAAACCGGCCTCACCGAGGAGGGGTTCCGCAAGCTCTAAAGGGCCTAGCCTCATGCCGTGATCCACTCCCTCAGGATGCGGTCCAGCTCCTCGAGGGTGAGTTGGCCCTGATCCGCCAAGGCCTTGATGTGCTGGGTGATGCGGGCCAGCTCCTCCTCCCCGTAGTGCAGGCCCAGCTCCTCCGCCCGCGCCTTGATGGCATGCCGGCCCGTGAGCTTGGAGGCGATGATGAGCTTGCGCTTCACCCCAAAGACCTCCGGCGGATAGGGCTCGTAGGACTCGGGGTTGAGGTAGATGGCCTTGAGGTGCATCCCCGCCTTGTGGCTGAAGGCGGTCTCCCCGGTGATGTAGTTGTTGAAGGGGATCTCGATCCCCACCATCCGGGCCACCATGCGGTCCAGCTCGGGAAGCATCTCCAGCTTGTACTTCCTGCGCACGTAGTCGGGTTGCAGGGTGTACATGCGGGCGAGAAAACCCCCTAAGGGGGTGATCCCGTTCCGCTCCCCAATGCCTAGGATGGTGGTGTCCACATGGGTAGCCCCCGCCTCTATGGCCTCAAAGGCATTGGCGATGGCGCAACCCGTGTCGTTGTGCCCGTGGAACTCTATGTCCACATGGGGGCCCACCACCCGCCTGACCTCCCGCACCAGGGCGAAGACCTGCCTGGGGGTGGCGATGCCCACGGTATCCGCCAGACCCACCCGGTCCACATAGGGAGCGACGGCCTGGTAGATCTGCAAAAGGTCGTGCTCATCGGAGCGGAAGGTGTCCTCGGCGGAGAAGCGCACCTCCACGTGGGGGGCCTTCTCCCGAATAAAGCCGATCACCTCCCGGGCCTCCTCGATGATGCGGGGGATGTCCCGCCCGTGGGCAGCCCTGAGGTACTTGCTGGTGCCGAAGAGGAGGTCTATGCCCTGTACCCCGGTCTCCACCGCCACCTGGGCCGCATCCAGCCGGGTCTGGATATGGGTCACCACCTTGGCCTTCAGGCCCAAGGAGGCCAGGACCTCCGCGTCCTTGCGGGACTGGGGGGAGGCCATGGGGGTGGTCACCTCGATGTACTCCACGCCGAACTCGTCCAAGGCCTTGGCGATCTCCACCTTGTCCTGGGTGGAAAAGTTAGCCCTTTCAAACTGCTCCCCTTCCCTTAAGGTGGAATCGATAATCTTCCATTCCCGCATGCGCTCCTCCCCAAAAAGAAAACCGGCCCGAGCTCGGGCCGGGGGATGGGAAACCCTCTGGGGCTACCCTACCCCCCGGCGGCCGAGTTTTTTCTCAAAGGCCAGCATCTTGCCTGTAAGGGTATACGAAACCCGCCTTTTTGTCAACGCCCAAACCGCCTCTCGCGGGCCTGATAGCTCCTTAGAGCCCTCAAGAAGTCGATCTTCCGGAACTCCGGCCAGAGCACATCGGCGAAGTAGAACTCGGAGTAGGCGGACTGCCAAAGGAGGAATCCGGAAAGCCGGATCTCCCCCGAGGTGCGGATGATGA from Thermus neutrinimicus carries:
- a CDS encoding 3-isopropylmalate dehydratase large subunit, which gives rise to MGMTLAEKILSQKAGREVRAGELVVVEVDQVMVVDSIAGSFFKRLAYLEATPRYPERVSIVIDHVAPAANLEVAKAQKEIREWGRKHGIRVFDVGRGVCHQVLIEEGLAQPGWIVVGSDSHSTTYGAVGAFGTGMGATDIALAAASGRTWFRVPESVKVTFRGALPRGVTAKDAALEMVRRLTAEGATYMAVEIHLTEGAESLSRGERMTLANLTVEAGAKAGLVVPSGEILKLYRVPDWLYPDPDARYVQEVEIDLPTLTPRVSVPFHVDNVQEASSVRGKRVDQVFIGTCTNGRLEDLRAAAEVLRGRKVAPGVRLLVIPASSQVLEEATRDGTLLTLLEAGATLGTPGCGPCMGRHMGVLAPGEVCVSTSNRNFRGRMGAPDAEIYLASPRVAAASAVAGYIATPEDLAPLEEEAHA
- a CDS encoding type II toxin-antitoxin system HicB family antitoxin, which encodes MPAPFTEDLKRSWIRADPDSEEPGVWRAEFPAIPEAHSFGRTPEEALAHAKEALGLVLAHLRDMGRPLPKDVRTVPVGVDAA
- a CDS encoding type II toxin-antitoxin system HicA family toxin, producing MPPRPEEVARKLQRLGFAERMRGGGHRLYAHPDGRIAVIPFHSGGLPQGTFRKKQTGLTEEGFRKL
- the lysS gene encoding homocitrate synthase; protein product: MREWKIIDSTLREGEQFERANFSTQDKVEIAKALDEFGVEYIEVTTPMASPQSRKDAEVLASLGLKAKVVTHIQTRLDAAQVAVETGVQGIDLLFGTSKYLRAAHGRDIPRIIEEAREVIGFIREKAPHVEVRFSAEDTFRSDEHDLLQIYQAVAPYVDRVGLADTVGIATPRQVFALVREVRRVVGPHVDIEFHGHNDTGCAIANAFEAIEAGATHVDTTILGIGERNGITPLGGFLARMYTLQPDYVRRKYKLEMLPELDRMVARMVGIEIPFNNYITGETAFSHKAGMHLKAIYLNPESYEPYPPEVFGVKRKLIIASKLTGRHAIKARAEELGLHYGEEELARITQHIKALADQGQLTLEELDRILREWITA